A window of Candidatus Saccharibacteria bacterium contains these coding sequences:
- a CDS encoding type II secretion system protein GspG, which translates to MKRSSSPLASAASKGFSITELILVIVVLAIIGVIASSTYNSSAQRSRIQKANADMTQLKRVMLNYKDRKGELPPVGDAWNGDTNPPSAPEWERTIDALKTEGLVNNEAPTRDPWGTPYGYDDNDCLSGASDYVSSDIYSSGPDRLAYTSDDIWMNISRGCRT; encoded by the coding sequence ATGAAGCGCTCTTCTTCACCTCTCGCCAGTGCAGCCAGCAAAGGTTTCAGCATTACCGAGCTGATTCTGGTCATCGTCGTGCTGGCCATCATCGGTGTCATCGCCAGCAGCACATATAACTCCTCGGCCCAGCGCTCGCGCATCCAAAAGGCCAATGCCGACATGACGCAGCTCAAGCGTGTCATGCTCAACTACAAGGATCGCAAGGGTGAGCTACCGCCCGTCGGCGATGCCTGGAACGGCGACACCAATCCGCCCTCGGCTCCTGAATGGGAGCGGACGATCGACGCCCTCAAGACCGAAGGCCTGGTAAATAATGAAGCGCCGACGCGTGATCCCTGGGGCACTCCCTATGGCTACGACGACAACGACTGTCTCAGCGGTGCCTCGGATTATGTCTCGTCAGACATCTATTCGTCCGGTCCCGACCGCTTGGCATACACCAGCGACGACATCTGGATGAACATCTCGCGCGGCTGCCGCACCTAA
- a CDS encoding prepilin-type N-terminal cleavage/methylation domain-containing protein translates to MSRVELFRHKKTANGTGLRRGFTIVELLIIVVIIGILAAIALTVFSRAQKQARDSHTISTVKAYQKALIAYATDNRAYPTTWAACLGEGNADGCWAGSNDATFNTRIRPYMSNANPLPLPSIVDFTGWGGTREGATFYPDNMFTLDGSTYPWGLTCYLEAATKCPVGPIMAPAEPPYWPNFSSTPAQSNYTEIRGSEIMCRLKLPDPSTL, encoded by the coding sequence ATGAGCAGGGTGGAACTTTTCAGGCACAAGAAGACGGCGAACGGCACCGGCTTGCGGCGTGGGTTTACTATCGTTGAGCTGCTGATCATAGTGGTAATCATCGGCATCCTGGCTGCCATCGCGCTTACCGTCTTTTCACGGGCACAGAAGCAGGCACGGGATTCGCACACCATCTCGACGGTCAAGGCGTACCAGAAGGCGCTGATAGCCTACGCGACAGATAACCGGGCCTACCCGACCACATGGGCCGCCTGTCTTGGCGAGGGCAATGCCGACGGGTGCTGGGCCGGTAGCAACGACGCCACGTTCAATACCCGGATACGGCCGTATATGAGCAACGCCAACCCATTGCCGCTGCCGAGCATCGTCGACTTTACCGGCTGGGGCGGCACGCGTGAAGGCGCGACTTTTTACCCGGACAACATGTTTACACTCGATGGCAGTACGTACCCTTGGGGACTGACCTGCTACCTGGAAGCGGCCACCAAGTGCCCGGTCGGGCCGATTATGGCTCCGGCCGAACCACCGTACTGGCCGAATTTCTCGAGCACGCCGGCCCAGAGCAACTACACGGAGATACGGGGGAGTGAGATTATGTGCCGGCTGAAGTTGCCGGATCCTTCGACGTTGTAG